From Chaetodon trifascialis isolate fChaTrf1 chromosome 1, fChaTrf1.hap1, whole genome shotgun sequence, one genomic window encodes:
- the fgf3 gene encoding fibroblast growth factor 3 yields MLLIPLLVLVSLCDPVSPRASCAPGQACDPRQRRDAGSRGGVYEHLGGAPRRRKLYCATKYHLQIHSSGKIDGSLEENNPFSIMEITAVDVGVVAIKGLFSGRYLAMNDKGRLYASEVFNRECEFVERIHELGYNTYASRHHSTEQPLPPGGGSSKRRASAKRQWYVSINGKGRPRRGFKTRSTDKASLFLPRVLGNKDHEMVRRLRESQSAHHHMHHHGSRFDRRRRRHRNRKGRAFTEQTFGGES; encoded by the exons ATGCTGTTGATAcctctgctggtgttggtgagCCTATGTGATCCCGTTAGTCCCCGGGCCAGCTGCGCCCCGGGCCAGGCTTGCGACCCCCGGCAACGGAGGGACGCCGGTAGTCGCGGAGGAGTGTATGAACACCTCGGAGGAGCGCCAAGACGCAGGAAGCTCTACTGCGCTACTAAATATCATTTACAAATCCATTCTAGTGGGAAAATAGATGGATCATTGGAGGAAAACAACCCGTTTA GCATCATGGAAATTACAGCAGTGGACGTAGGTGTTGTGGCCATAAAAGGGCTTTTCTCTGGCAGATATCTGGCCATGAATGATAAAGGGCGCCTATATGCTTCG GAAGTGTTCAACAGAGAGTGTGAGTTTGTGGAGCGGATCCATGAGTTGGGGTACAACACCTACGCGTCCCGCCATCATTCCACGGAGCAGCCGCTGCCACCAGGGGGCGGCAGCAGCAAGCGGCGAGCTAGTGCGAAGCGCCAGTGGTACGTTTCTATTAATGGCAAAGGCCGGCCGCGGCGAGGATTTAAAACACGAAGTACGGACAAAGCGTCACTTTTCCTTCCTCGGGTGCTTGGCAACAAGGACCATGAGATGGTGAGGCGGCTCAGAGAGAGTCAGAGCGCACATCACCACATGCATCACCACGGCAGCCGCTTTGATCGCCGGAGACGCCGGCATCGAAACAGGAAAGGCCGGGCCTTTACAGAGCAGACTTTTGGAGGGGAGAGCTGA
- the fgf4 gene encoding fibroblast growth factor 4 encodes MSATSTHSSLPRCCFFFLFSLHWKGKRREAAFRARPGMGSLAALRTVLVLVLVTGLAGCVPGLNGTVDRLEALYSRSLARVPGEKREEISRDSDYLLGIKRLRRLYCNVGIGFHIQVLPDGRITGVHNENRHSLLQISPVERGVVTLLGIRSGLFVAMSRRGKLYGSLHYNNECKFREKLLANNYNAYESVAYPRMYIGLSKNGKTKRGNRVSPAMTVTHFLPRI; translated from the exons ATGAGCGCAACTtccacacactcctctctgccgcgctgctgcttcttctttttattctcGCTTCATTGGAAAGGCAAACGCCGTGAGGCTGCTTTCAGAGCCAGACCCGGGATGGGCTCTCTGGCGGCCCTGCGGActgtcctggtcctggtcctggtgaCCGGACTGGCGGGATGCGTCCCCGGCCTGAACGGGACGGTGGATCGCTTGGAGGCCCTTTACTCCCGGTCCTTGGCGCGGGTCCCGGGAGAGAAGCGGGAGGAGATCAGCCGGGACAGCGACTACCTCCTGGGCATAAAAAGATTGCGGCGCCTCTATTGCAACGTGGGGATCGGTTTTCATATTCAGGTGTTGCCAGACGGAAGAATAACAGGAGTACACAACGAAAATCGTCACA GTCTTCTGCAGATCTCTCCAGTGGAGAGAGGAGTAGTGACTCTGCTGGGCATTCGCAGTGGACTGTTTGTGGCCATGAGCCGACgaggaaagttgtatggatcT ctACACTACAATAATGAGTGCAAGTTCAGAGAGAAGCTCCTTGCTAACAACTACAATGCCTATGAGTCAGTGGCTTACCCAAGGATGTACATCGGCCTAAGTAAGAAcggcaaaacaaaaagaggaaaccGAGTGTCACCCGCCATGACAGTGACACATTTCTTGCCAAGAATCTAG